The genomic segment GATAAACAACCCTGCCTGCCCCGATATTAAGATGTCCCACCTCGGAATTACCCATTATGCCCTCGGGGAGACCTACAGCTTCCCCTGAACAGGTAAGCTGTGTATGGGGGTAATCTTTTTCAAGAGAATCAAGAAAAGGAGTGTTTGCAGAAGATACAGCATCTCCTTTATCACCAGTACCGATTCCCCAGCCATCAAGAATCATCAGCATACATGTTTTTTTAGTTTGTGTCATCAGACTCTCCTTGTTCTGATTCTTCTTTTTCCAGTTCTTTTTCCAGTTTTTCATTATCAGGCAGGGATTGTTCATGCTCTATCATGGCAGGGGTCTTAATTCTGGGTGCATCTGCCCAAAGGCTTTCGATATTATAAAAACTTCTAACTGTATCATAAAAAACATGGATTATAATATGCCCGTAATCCAGTAATACCCAATGGCCTTCCTTAATACCTTCAATACTTAAGGGCTTTATTTTATAATTTTTAAGTTCTTTTTGAATATGTTCTGCAATAGCAGATACCTGCCGGTTAGAGCTTCCGCTGCAAACAATAAAAATATCAGCTACTGATGTAAGTCCCTGCACATCTATGGCTACAACATCATAAGCCTTTTTCCCGTAAATTGCTTTTACATAAAAATCAAGGGACGGATCATTATACGTCATAATTTAAATATACCATTATTATTAAGATTTTAAAAATAAGCTATTCTCTTACCTGTCCATTGCCAAAAACCACAAACTTGGTTGTTGTCAATTCTTCAATACCCATGGGCCCGAATGCATGGAGTTTGGATGTGCTTATTCCAATCTCAGCTCCCAGGCCGAGCTGGCCTCCATCATTAAACCTTGTAGAAGCATTGACCAGGACTACAGAAGAATCCATTTCCCTTACAAAACGTCTTGCCCTGTTATAATCTGAAGTAACAATAGCTTCTGTATGAGCAGAACCGTACAGAGTCATGTGGTCAATGGCCTGTTCCATGTTGTCAACTATTTTAACTGCAAGAATCAAATCAAGGTATTCTGCATACCAGTCGGCTTCTTCTGCCTGTTTTGCATTTAAAAGGATTTTGCATGTTTCAGTACATCCCCTGATTTCAATACCTGCTTTGGCAAAAGGCAGTTCCATTGCTTTAAGAAAGGTTTCTGCAATTTCCCGGTTTACAAGAAGTGTTTCCAGAGCATTGCACACACCAGGTCTTTGAGCTTTTGAGTTTATACAGATATCTTTTGCCATATCAATATCTGCACTTTTATCCACATATAAATGACATACCCCTTTATAATGCTTTAATACAGGAATTTTTGAATTTTCAACAACAAAACGTATTAAGCCTTCACCTCCCCGGGGTATAATCAAATCTATAAATTCTTCTTGAGCCAGCAGGATATTTACAGCCTCCCTGTCTCTTACTGGAACTACCTGGACAGCTTTTTCAGGCAGGCCTGTTTCAATGAGGGCTTTGCTGATAATATCTGCAAGAGCCTGGTTTGAATAAAGAGCTTCAGAACCACCTCGCAGTATAACTGCATTTCCTGCTTTAAAACAAAGACCTGCAGCATCAATTGTAACATTGGGTCTTGATTCGTAAATAATTCCAATAACACCCAGAGGAATTCTCATGCGTGATACCTGAAGCCCGTTTGGTCTTGTCCAGGTTTTGGTGACAGCACCAACAGGGTCTTCCAGTTGTGCAACCTCCCTGAGTCCTTCAGCCATTGATTTTATGGTTGAATCTTTTACAGTCAGCCTGTCAATCATGGCATCAGAAAGCCCCATTTCCTTTCCTCTAATTAAATCTTTTTCATTTTCTTTTTGGATAAAGGCAGCATTGGCTTCAATCTTTTCAGCAAGATTTAAGAGTACTTCATTTTTTTTCTGGCAGGAACATCTTGCCATTTTAACAGAAGCTGTTTTTGCTGCTTTTGCCATTTCAATGATGGTTGATTCAATTGTCATGTTTCCCCCTGTATTTTTAATAATTATCAAATAAGTCAAGATAAGATTGAAGTTCAGTCACCCTTTGTTTTATAAGCTGATTACGATGGTCAATTCTCATGGGGCTGTACATTGTACCCTGAAAATTTGAATATATATTGTCAATATTTTCAAATTCAAGATCGCGGTATTTAATCCATGCCAGCTGAGAGTTTTTTAAAGCTTTTTGAGCTTCAGGTTTTAATTTACTTCTTAATAATCCATATACACGGTTGAGTTCATCATCCCACATTATGGCAGTTTTGTGAATAGATGATCCTGGAGTTCCTTCATCAATGATAAATTCAGAAACCCCTGAAACATCAAGTCCCAGAATAATTGCAATGTTTTTCCATTTTCCGTCTTTATTTATATAGCAATAAGCCAGATCAACTCCCTGACCGTTGATAAAAACCTGGAAGTATTGTCCCGAACTATTTTTGAGTTCAACCTGGTTTACAATCACAGAAGTCCATGAAGTTTCACCGCATGGCTGACAAAATGTCCTTATTTCAATTCCAGGGTCAATCATTTGTACTGCTTTGTCTGCATCAGCTTTTAAAACCCATGCAGCCTGGTCTGCGCTTGCAGGTAATTCTGTCATAAGCAGGAAAATCGTAATATAAAAAAGAATCCGGGAAAGAAATATTTTTTTCATTTTTTTATACCTCCATATAAAAAACTATAAACTCTGTCATAAAAGTATATTATTTATACATAACCAGGTGAGTCTTATCATGAAAGCTGCATAATTGGCAAACTATATAATTTTAATTAAATTTAGAAATGAATCAGGCAGGTTAAACTTGAAATTATCACAATCGGTTCTTTATTTATTCATATACTGTATATCGTTCATTTTTTTATCTTGACATACAGAATAATGATCGTATATATGTTTCATACAAAATGAAAAATTGTGTATGATTTTAATTAAATCAAATTTGCCAACCCAAACATTTAGGAGAACAAAGCATGACCAATCTGTACGATGAAGCCTATGAAAAATCCATTAATGATCCTGAGTCATTCTGGGGCGAAGCTGCTGAAAATTGTTTTTGGTATAAAAAATGGGACAAGGTTCTGGATGATTCTAATAAACCATTTTACCGCTGGTTTGTAGGCGGGGAAACCAATACATGCTACAATGCCCTTGATTTTCACATTGAAAATGGAAGGGGCGATCAGGTAGCACTTATCTATGACAGTCCTGTTACAGATACTATTAAAAAATATACCTATACTGAATTAAGGGATGAGGTTGCCAAATTTGCAGGGGTTCTTGCTGCCCAGGGAGTAACTAAGGGCGACAGGGTTCTGATTTATATGCCCATGATTGCAGAAGCTGCTATTTCAATGCTGGCATGTGCCCGTATTGGTGCGGTTCATTCAGTGGTATTCGGCGGTTTTGCAGCAAAGGAACTTGCTACCCGTATTAATGATGCCAAACCCAAGGTTATTGTGTCTGCATCATGCGGTATAGAGGTAAAAAGGGTTATTAAATATAAACCCCTGATGGATGAGGCTATTAATATTTCAACCTCAAAACCTGCAAAATGTATTATTTTCCAAAGACCAATGGAAACTGCATCCATGATTGAAGGACGGGATGTGGACTGGGTGGATGCTATGGCAGATGCAGCACCTGCTGACTGTGTTCCTGTAGCTGCAACAGATCCCCTTTATATCCTTTATACTTCAGGTACCACAGGTGAACCTAAAGGTGTTGTCAGGGATAATGGCGGTCATATGGTTGCCCTGAAATGGACCATGAAAAATATCTATGATGTTGATGCCGGCGATGTTTACTGGGCTGCTTCAGACGTAGGCTGGGTTGTGGGACATTCCTATATTGTTTACGGCCCTCTTTTCAGGGGATGCACAACAATCCTGTTTGAAGGAAAACCAGTCGGCACACCTGATGCCGGTGTATTCTGGCGTGTAATTTCACAGCATGGTGTAAGATCCCTGTTTACAGCACCAACTGCTTTCCGTGCTATTAAACGTGATGATCCCAAAGGGGAACTGATTAAAAAATACGACCTTTCAAATTTCAAATATCTCTTCCTGGCAGGGGAACGCTCAGATCCTGATACTATTCAATGGTCTGAAAGAAATCTCAAGGTTCCGGTAATTGACCACTGGTGGCAGACTGAAACAGGCTGGGCAATCTGTGCCAATTGTATGGGGCTTCATTTCTTCCCTGTCAAATACGGTTCACCTACCAAAGCTGCTCCAGGCTGGAATGTTCAGGTAGTTGATCCTGACTGTAATCAGGTTAAAGCTGGTGAAATCGGTGCTTTGGTTGTTAAACTTCCCCTGCCTCCAGGAAGTCTGCCCACCCTTTGGCAGAATGATAAACGCTATGTTGAATCTTATCTTGAGGAATTTCCAGGGTATTATAAAACGGCTGATGCAGGATATATTGACACAGAAAACTATGTATATGTAATGTCGCGTACTGATGATATTATCAATGTAGCAGGCCACCGCCTTTCCACAGGAGCTATGGAAGAGGTACTTTCAGATCATCCTGATGTAGCAGAATGTGCTGTACTTGGTGTTGCAGATGACCTTAAAGGCCAGATTCCAGTAGGTTTTCTTGTACTTAATGCAGGTGTTGACCGTGACCACAGCGAGATTGTCAAGGAAGTTGTAGGAATGGTAAGAGACCGTATCGGGCCTGTTGCAGCATTTAAAACAGCTACTGTTGTTAAACGTCTGCCCAAAACCAGATCAGGTAAAATCCTGAGGGGCACAATTCAAAAGATTGCAGATAACCAGGAATATAAGGTTCCGGCCACTATTGATGATCCTGCAATTCTGGGCGAAATGGAAGAAGCTCTCAATTCCATAGGTCTTGCAGGTTCAAGAAAATAAATATCCCATACTTTCCTTAAAAGTCTGCCATGAGGCAGCATGAAACAAAAAAGCAGCCGGTATTAATTTGCCGGCTGCTTTTTTTATTCCAGAAAGTCATAATTCCCAGAACATCATAACCAGGACAAGAAGAACAGCTCTGGCAAGCATACTGAAAACCATTGTAAGGATACCTATAACAGCTCCTGGTTTTAAACCAAAAATAGCCATGTATCTGGGCAGGGTACGGCGCAGGCGGGTTGCAGGAACCATTAATATTCCGCCTCCAAGTAAAGCCGCAATAGCCTGAAACTGGGTAACAATATTATCATTCAACAAATTTGACATATAGGTAATGCCCACAGTAGGACTGAAGATATATATACTTACAGGAGCTATTACAGCAGGAGGCAGGCCCAGAGCAGATGTTACAGGTTCTATCAATCTGTCAATAAATTTCAAAGCACCTGTGCCAGCCAGGAATTGAACAATAAAGGTTACTATTGACAGCAGACCAATCATTTTTCCAAACATCTTTTTTCTTGCATTAAATGAGTCCAAAACAAGCTGCTTAAAGGTTTTGGGTATGCAGTCTGTTAATTCAGGGTTGCATTCAAGAGCATCAAAAGCATCATCTTCTTCATGATTTACCAGTGTTATACGGCCGTATATTATAACAAAAAAAAGTTTGAGCAGACCGGCCAGCCAGAAAGCTGTTACATAAATCAGGCATAATTTTAAGCCAAGTAAAGGCAGGATAATGGGAAAATGAAAGGTCAGGACTTCTTTAAAATGAAAAGGCACGGTGTTTAAAACCCCGCTTATAATCATTTCCTTATTTGTAATCTTTCCATCCTGATTAAATTGTGCTGTCATGGAATGGGCTGCAATCATGGAGCCTATACCAGTTAAAAAAGAAAGTGCGCTGTATGATGAAAGGTTTGAAATTTTTGCTACCGGTTTTCCCAGTGGTTTAAGAAATTTCATAATTCCTAACTGCATAAGCATTTCTGTACCAAAAAGGCTGATAAACATAACAGGTCCCAGCTTTATGAGCAGCAGGGCTGTGCCTTCCAGGGATTGAATTAGATTATCCATGTTTTAAAGTGCCTTTAAATATATAATTTTTCAAATTATGAGAATCCCGTGATTATGAATCCAGGTACATGGATTTTGCAAATATTTCAGGGAAATCAGGAAATACTGCCAGTTCCAGATATTCAACCTGCCTGGCAATATATCTTGCCTGTTCACGTCTGCTCCTTGATATTAAAGCAAGACGGCTGCCAAGTCCTGCTGCATTTCCAACCTGGGTAAACCGGTTAGAAGGTATATTGGGCAGCATCCCCGCTGTTTTAGCGCTTTTTACATCAATATATGAGCCAAATGCACCTGCAATAAAGATTTTATCAATATCCTTTTCTGTCAGATTATTAGCTTTGAGAAGTGCCTGGATACCTGTTCTGACTGCACCTTTGGCAAGCTGTACTTCCCTTATATCTTTTTGGGAAAAGGTAATTTCAAAACATTGGCTTTTATCCTGGTCTTTGATATTTATAACAAAATGATTAATCCCGTTTATCTTTCTTATTAAAGGATGATTATCTGTAAGTTTTCCGGTTCTGTCCATTATACCGGCTTTATATAACCAGGCAAATATATCCAGTATTCCTGACCCGCAGAATCCTTTTGCTGGTTTTCCTCCAATTGTTTTATAGATAACTTTATTATTTTCAATCCTTAACCGTTCAATAGCCCCCTGGCCTGCCCTCATTCCGAATTTAACGTGCGCCC from the Desulfonema limicola genome contains:
- a CDS encoding propionyl-CoA synthetase — translated: MTNLYDEAYEKSINDPESFWGEAAENCFWYKKWDKVLDDSNKPFYRWFVGGETNTCYNALDFHIENGRGDQVALIYDSPVTDTIKKYTYTELRDEVAKFAGVLAAQGVTKGDRVLIYMPMIAEAAISMLACARIGAVHSVVFGGFAAKELATRINDAKPKVIVSASCGIEVKRVIKYKPLMDEAINISTSKPAKCIIFQRPMETASMIEGRDVDWVDAMADAAPADCVPVAATDPLYILYTSGTTGEPKGVVRDNGGHMVALKWTMKNIYDVDAGDVYWAASDVGWVVGHSYIVYGPLFRGCTTILFEGKPVGTPDAGVFWRVISQHGVRSLFTAPTAFRAIKRDDPKGELIKKYDLSNFKYLFLAGERSDPDTIQWSERNLKVPVIDHWWQTETGWAICANCMGLHFFPVKYGSPTKAAPGWNVQVVDPDCNQVKAGEIGALVVKLPLPPGSLPTLWQNDKRYVESYLEEFPGYYKTADAGYIDTENYVYVMSRTDDIINVAGHRLSTGAMEEVLSDHPDVAECAVLGVADDLKGQIPVGFLVLNAGVDRDHSEIVKEVVGMVRDRIGPVAAFKTATVVKRLPKTRSGKILRGTIQKIADNQEYKVPATIDDPAILGEMEEALNSIGLAGSRK
- a CDS encoding lysozyme inhibitor LprI family protein; the encoded protein is MKKIFLSRILFYITIFLLMTELPASADQAAWVLKADADKAVQMIDPGIEIRTFCQPCGETSWTSVIVNQVELKNSSGQYFQVFINGQGVDLAYCYINKDGKWKNIAIILGLDVSGVSEFIIDEGTPGSSIHKTAIMWDDELNRVYGLLRSKLKPEAQKALKNSQLAWIKYRDLEFENIDNIYSNFQGTMYSPMRIDHRNQLIKQRVTELQSYLDLFDNY
- a CDS encoding glutamate-5-semialdehyde dehydrogenase, with product MTIESTIIEMAKAAKTASVKMARCSCQKKNEVLLNLAEKIEANAAFIQKENEKDLIRGKEMGLSDAMIDRLTVKDSTIKSMAEGLREVAQLEDPVGAVTKTWTRPNGLQVSRMRIPLGVIGIIYESRPNVTIDAAGLCFKAGNAVILRGGSEALYSNQALADIISKALIETGLPEKAVQVVPVRDREAVNILLAQEEFIDLIIPRGGEGLIRFVVENSKIPVLKHYKGVCHLYVDKSADIDMAKDICINSKAQRPGVCNALETLLVNREIAETFLKAMELPFAKAGIEIRGCTETCKILLNAKQAEEADWYAEYLDLILAVKIVDNMEQAIDHMTLYGSAHTEAIVTSDYNRARRFVREMDSSVVLVNASTRFNDGGQLGLGAEIGISTSKLHAFGPMGIEELTTTKFVVFGNGQVRE
- the rsfS gene encoding ribosome silencing factor; this encodes MTYNDPSLDFYVKAIYGKKAYDVVAIDVQGLTSVADIFIVCSGSSNRQVSAIAEHIQKELKNYKIKPLSIEGIKEGHWVLLDYGHIIIHVFYDTVRSFYNIESLWADAPRIKTPAMIEHEQSLPDNEKLEKELEKEESEQGESDDTN